Proteins from a single region of Alloscardovia omnicolens:
- a CDS encoding flavin reductase: MLVEFTTEKFYSGYPIFMLAYKDEDFGYNVTTNSSTYSLRNNIVMGVSSESRAAQQIEKFGEFAAHVASEPMMRATECAGWWHDEEKLSRLNMNTRPASTVDAPLLTDFPVIFECRVKHIEKMDNVHHIFAAITTRWIDDSLLNEDHTLNIDDYAPVLFAGDGAERAYKFTQSGRVRLDSYME, translated from the coding sequence TTGCTTGTTGAATTCACAACAGAGAAATTTTATTCTGGTTACCCTATTTTTATGCTGGCATATAAGGATGAAGACTTCGGATACAATGTGACGACTAACAGTTCGACGTATTCTTTGCGCAATAATATTGTGATGGGTGTGAGCTCAGAAAGTCGCGCAGCCCAACAAATTGAAAAATTCGGAGAATTTGCCGCTCACGTAGCGTCAGAACCAATGATGCGTGCTACTGAATGTGCAGGTTGGTGGCATGATGAAGAGAAGTTATCTCGCTTAAACATGAACACACGACCAGCAAGCACAGTAGATGCTCCGTTGCTGACTGATTTTCCTGTTATTTTTGAATGCCGAGTTAAGCATATTGAGAAGATGGATAATGTCCATCATATTTTTGCTGCTATTACCACTCGATGGATTGATGATTCTTTATTGAACGAGGATCACACACTCAATATTGACGATTATGCTCCTGTTCTTTTTGCGGGCGACGGGGCAGAGCGCGCATATAAATTTACGCAGTCTGGACGTGTACGTTTGGACAGCTATATGGAGTAG
- a CDS encoding MFS transporter translates to MVAGIGIMCTIVWSQLSVASARPHINLLFWIVALLVMFTTACDTFYFPAISSFVNRITESENLTRVLSLLRFTSLMGTLVGPSVSGLAGTTQLYVPILLTETAALILTIVLIWWIWISTEYKQIYEKKSSTFAELFDDWRQGIKTFTANRVYRLLFPYAVIEAVASSGLGFSIIFYFTKQLHDTQSYGWYLSALSVGYAISYLIAPYFSRKFSFAQLLTASHILVALCLCALAFTRIGVIAVFWGFLFAFFQAIISPAFQSVFIQAVDERLVAQVMSVFISVIAAIGAISYPAWDWMYTITGNNASVIIVCAAGLHGFLVLLCGLLYPRLKTIRTV, encoded by the coding sequence ATGGTCGCAGGCATAGGTATTATGTGCACGATCGTATGGTCACAACTATCAGTTGCATCAGCGCGTCCGCATATCAATCTTCTTTTTTGGATAGTTGCTCTTCTGGTCATGTTCACCACAGCTTGCGACACCTTCTACTTCCCCGCCATCAGTTCGTTTGTAAATCGCATCACCGAATCCGAAAATCTTACCCGCGTTCTGTCTCTTCTGCGTTTTACAAGTCTTATGGGAACTTTAGTTGGACCGTCTGTATCCGGCTTGGCAGGCACTACTCAGCTGTACGTTCCTATTCTTCTTACAGAAACTGCTGCTCTTATTTTGACTATAGTTCTTATCTGGTGGATATGGATAAGTACAGAATACAAACAAATATATGAGAAAAAATCATCAACTTTTGCTGAGTTGTTCGACGATTGGCGCCAGGGTATAAAAACTTTCACTGCGAATCGTGTTTACCGTTTACTTTTCCCCTACGCAGTGATCGAGGCCGTGGCCAGTTCCGGTTTAGGTTTCAGCATTATTTTTTACTTCACAAAGCAGCTACACGATACACAGAGCTATGGCTGGTATTTAAGCGCGCTATCAGTAGGGTATGCTATCAGCTACCTTATTGCCCCGTATTTTTCTCGCAAATTCAGCTTTGCTCAGCTACTGACTGCTTCGCATATACTGGTGGCTCTTTGTTTATGCGCACTCGCTTTTACTCGCATTGGTGTTATAGCAGTTTTCTGGGGTTTCCTTTTTGCTTTCTTCCAAGCAATTATTAGTCCTGCTTTTCAATCTGTGTTTATTCAAGCTGTTGATGAAAGGCTTGTTGCACAGGTTATGTCTGTATTTATTTCAGTAATAGCTGCAATCGGCGCAATAAGTTATCCTGCATGGGATTGGATGTATACAATAACTGGCAATAATGCTAGCGTGATCATAGTATGCGCTGCTGGGTTGCATGGGTTTTTAGTTCTGCTGTGTGGACTGCTTTATCCGCGATTAAAAACAATTCGCACGGTTTAG
- the gmk gene encoding guanylate kinase, producing the protein MSEYANRLVVLAGPTAVGKGTVEAKLFENHPDIWLSISATTRAPRPGEVDGVNYFFLTEDEFLAMEEKGEFLETAVVHGVHHYGTPAAPVKEHLAAGIPSMLEIDVQGVHKVRERAAEVGLDPIFVFLAPPSFDELISRLKGRGTETLEQQERRLETARHELELQDEFDVVIINDEVDRAAEELWAVFEKAMGDKE; encoded by the coding sequence ATGAGTGAATATGCGAATCGTCTTGTTGTATTAGCTGGCCCAACTGCAGTGGGTAAAGGTACTGTAGAAGCAAAGCTCTTTGAAAATCATCCTGATATTTGGCTGAGCATTTCTGCTACTACGCGTGCCCCTCGTCCAGGTGAAGTTGATGGTGTGAACTACTTCTTTCTGACTGAAGACGAATTTTTAGCGATGGAAGAGAAGGGTGAGTTTTTGGAAACAGCAGTTGTGCATGGAGTCCATCATTATGGTACGCCTGCAGCTCCTGTTAAAGAACACTTAGCAGCAGGTATTCCTTCCATGCTTGAAATCGATGTGCAAGGTGTGCATAAAGTTCGCGAACGTGCGGCTGAGGTTGGATTGGATCCGATTTTTGTTTTCCTTGCTCCTCCGAGCTTTGATGAACTTATATCTCGGTTGAAGGGGCGCGGAACTGAGACTCTGGAGCAGCAAGAACGTCGTTTAGAAACTGCCCGTCATGAGTTAGAGCTGCAAGATGAGTTTGACGTGGTTATTATTAACGACGAAGTGGATCGCGCTGCAGAAGAATTATGGGCAGTCTTTGAAAAAGCAATGGGTGATAAAGAATAA